The DNA segment CAAGGTGCAAGTTTTGCAAGAAGACAGTGGCTTTTATCTTATTGTCATGAGTAAGGGGTACACAGGCTACATTCCTCAAGACGCTCTAACAATAAGAGGGGAAGTAACTGTGGAGACACGTATCCCACCTGAGGAAACGGTGAAAGTAACAGAGCTCACGCGCCCGATTCACCTAGCATGGGATGGTATCTATACTGCAGATGCAAATCCGGAAGAGGTAAAAAAATACTCCGGTGTAGATGTGCTGTCGCCCACATGGTTTACCCTTTCGAACCAAAATGGAGACATACATAGTTTAGCTGCCGATTCCTATGTTCAATCTGCCCATGCAAATGGCGACAAGGTTTGGGCGCTTTTCTCTAATGATTTTGATCCTGAGCTTACTTCGAAGGTTCTACCTTCATACAAAAAGAGGTCACACATGATCCAGCAGCTGCTGCAGTATGCAAAGCAATATAAGCTTGATGGGATCAATTTAGACTTTGAAAATGTATATGAAGAAGACGGAAAATGGTTTACTCAATTCGTAAGAGAACTGGCTCCTCTTGCTCATAAGCAGGGACTAGTCGTATCTGTTGATATAACCTTTATCTCAAGCAGCGGTCAATGGTCGGGGTTTTACGAGCGAGCGGAACTTTCTGAAGCAGCCGATTTTATTGCTGTGATGGCTTATGACGAGCATTGGGCAACGTCTTCGCAAGCAGGCAGTGTTGCTAGTCTCCCCTGGGTTGAAAGCAACTTGCAAGCCTTACTTAAGGAAGTTCCAAGTGAGCAGCTGCTTCTCGGCATTCCTTTATATACGCGGTTATGGGAAGAGAAGAATGGTAAAGTTAGTTCCACTTCAATGACTATGGACGAAGCTGAACAGTGGGTAAAGGACAATGGCTTAACACCTGAGCTTGATGAGTCGTCCGGCCAACATTTTATTCGGACAACCAAAGACGGAACGACCTACAAAATGTGGCTAGAGAATGAAACGTCATTGAAAAAACGCATCAAATTAATAAGGAAGTACGACCTGGCAGGTATTGCTACTTGGAGTGTATATTTTGCTAATGAAGACACATGGAACTTTATAGATGAACAATTAAAATTAAGTGAATGAATCAGAAGCTTTTTAGGAATGAGGCCTTTTGTCGAAGCTGCACAAAATGTTTCGAATTCTGAAAATGTGGGAACATATATTTGATATTTATTTATTAGGTAAGGGGGAAGGTCATGATTACGTTTAAGGATGTGACAAAAACATATCCTGATGGAACCACCGCCATCAAGTCCATTCAACTGGAGGTTCAAGAAGGTGAATTACTCGTTTTAATTGGCCCCAGTGGGTGTGGAAAAACCACAACGATGAAGATGATTAATCGCCTAATAGAACCTACGGAAGGAGCGGTTATGATACATAATCAAGATATTAGGGAGTATAACATTCATGAACTCCGTTGGAATATTGGTTATGTGTTACAAGAAATTGCACTCTTTCCGCATATGACGATAGAAGAAAACATTTCTATTGTACCGGAAATGAAAAAGTGGAAAAAACAAAAGCTCACAAATCGAATTGACGAATTGATGAATATGGTGGGGCTTGCGCCTGACACTTACAGAAAGCGACAGCCAAGCGAACTATCTGGAGGGGAGCAGCAAAGAATTGGCGTCCTTCGTGCCCTTGCAGCTGACCCGGACATTATTTTAATGGATGAGCCTTTTAGTGCACTTGATCCGATTAGCAGAGAACACCTGCAAAAAGATATTCGCAAGTTGCAGCAGGAAATAAAGAAAACGATTGTCTTTGTCACACACGACATTGATGAGGCGATGGCCATCGGTGATCGCGTCTGCTTAATGAAAGAAGGAGAAATTGTTCAGCTTGATAAACCACAGAACTTAATTTTACACCCCGCAAATTCCTTTGTTGAGGATTTTATCGGCGAAAGAAAGTCTCCCTGGCAAACAGCTATCGATGTCATTATGAGTCAAACCAAATCTCAAGTCTATCCTGAGGAAGATTATGAGGCAGGAATCGTTCCGAACAAGGGAACATATGCAATTAAGGGCAAGGAAGGTCAGTTAGTCTATGGTGTCCACAATGGAGATAAAGCAGATCTACCGCCCCTCGAGCATGGGATGACTTTAAGGGAGACAATGCAAGTTTTTGAAAATATAGATTATGAAGTGCTTCCTGTAGTAAATAACGGGGAATTGATTGGAACGTTATCGTATAAGGACATGGTGCTTCACCTCAAGAAACAAACAAAGGTGACTAATGGGGTGGTGCAAACATGAATACATTTATAGAAGTATATCAACAAAGACAAGATGTTTTTTATGAAAAAATATGGGAACACTTGCAAATTTCGATTATTGCATTAGTCGTTGCCACGTTAATTTCTGTTCCACTGGGCCTTTTATTGACGAGAAATAAACGGGTAGCTGAGCCGATTATCGGGGCGACGGCTGTTATGCAAACCATCCCAAGCCTAGCCGTGTTAGCTTTCCTTATTCCGTTCTTTGGCATTGGCAGAACCCCAGCTATCATTGCATTAACGGCTTATGGGCTTTTGCCTATCATTAGAAATACGTACACAGGTATTAAAGAAGTCAGTCCTGCTTTAAAGGAAGCGGCGACAGGGATGGGCATGAGTTCATTTAAACGATTATCAAAGGTTGAACTTCCGTTAGCTATGCCAGTTATTATGGCTGGTATTCGTACGTCAATGGTGTTAATCGTTGGAACAACAACAATTGCAGCATTGATCGGTGCGGGAGGATTAGGTGATTTAATCTTGCTCGGACTTGATCGTGGAGGCGATATAAACTTAATCCTTTTAGGTGCTATACCAGCAGCTCTATTAGCTATTATCCTAGATTTTATTCTTCGTCTATTTGAACGAACCTCCGCTAAATCGGGATTCCGATCCCTTGTCAGTTTACTCGTAATTGCAGCGCTTGTTGCGGTCGGCCCACTTGCCTTTGGGGAAAAGCGAAAAATGATCTCGTTATAGGTGGAAAAATCGGTTCAGAACCAGCCATATTAATTAATATGTATAAAATGCTAATTGAGGAAGAAACAGATTTAAATGTAGGATTACAACCTAACTTAGGTAAGACCGATCTTGTGTTCAGTGCCCTTCAAGAAGGGAGTATTGACATTTATCCTGAATTTACAGGGACAGCTCTTGTCTCCTTGTTAGATCAGCAAACTCAGAGCAATGACTCGCAGGAAGTTTATCAGCAAGCGAAGCAGGGCATGGCTGAAGAATATAACTTAGCTTTCCTTCAGCCAATGCAATTTAATAATACGTATGCTGTGGCTACGACTCAAGAGTTAGCTGAGCAATATGATTTAGAGACCATCGGCGACTTAAAACCTATAGAAGGGCAGATTGCTGCTGGTTTCACACTCGAATTCAAGGATAGGCAAGATGGTTACCAGGGAATGAAAGAAGTGTATAATCTTAATATAAGTGAAGTCATTACGATGGATCCCGGCTTAAGACAAGGGGCGATCTCAAGCGGTGAAGTAGAAGTCATTGACGCTTATGCGACGGCCGGGTATATGGTTGACCTAAATCTAAAAGTATTAGAAGATCCTAAGAATTTATTCCCGCCATATCAGGGTGCGCCTTTGATGAGACAGGAAACGCTTAATAAATATCCACAACTTGCGGATGTGCTCAATCAATTAGGTGGTAAAATAACCGGAGATCAAATGCGTCAAATGAACTATGAAGTAAGTTTTGAGGATCGCGATCCAGCGAAAGTAGCACGTGAATACCTTATAAGTGAAGGATTACTTGAGGAATAAGGAGGACCCACCGATGTTTACTAATCCAGACCAGGAGCAAATTAAGAAACTGTTGAGTGAATCAAAGACGATTGCTGTTGTCGGGCTGTCCGATAAACCACATCGAACATCCTATCAAGTAAGTGAAGCAATGCAGCGTGCCGGTTATAAAATAATCCCGGTGAATCCAACGATTACAGAGTCTCTCGGAGAAAAATCTTATCAACAATTGAGTGATGTGGATCAGCCGATCGATATTGTTAATGTGTTCAGGAGATCTGAGTACTTGCCTAAGATAGCCCAAGAGGCAGCTAGTATCGACTTTAAGGCATTCTGGGGGCAGCAAGGAGTCTTTCATGAAGAAGCCTACGCAGCATTAAAAAGTCATGACGGCCTCGTCATTATGGATACGTGTATCAAAGTGGCCCACTCGATTTTGGTTGGAAAATGAAATATTTTAGGTAAAATCCCTGCTGTGGCAGGGATTTTTTCTCGTGATCATTGATCATTGTATTTGCGGATTTAAATAAAACCGCTACAATATAACAAGTGATGTATCTATATGAACGTTTACACAAACGAACGTTTGTTCTATTATAGATGTAGATGGTGTCGTTTTTAGAAAGGAGCCGATGGAAAATTGTCAAAACAAAATCAAACGTACTCAGATGATTCCATACAAGTATTAGAGGGGCTGGAGGCCGTACGGAAGCGGCCAGGGATGTATATCGGGTCCACTGATCAGCGAGGTTTGCATCATTTAGTTTTTGAAATTGTAGACAATGCTGTTGATGAGGCATTGGCTGGTTTCGGAGAGCAAATGACGGTCACTCTTCATAAAGATGGAAGTGTATCTGTGAAGGATGAAGCCCGTGGAATGCCTACAGGAATGCACAAGACAGGGAAGCCTACACCTGAAGTTATTCTTACCGTACTTCATGCAGGCGGGAAGTTCGGTCAGGGTGGATATAAGTCTAGCGGGGGATTACATGGTGTTGGTGCATCAGTTGTCAACGCACTTTCCGAGTGGTTAGAAGTGCATATTTGCCGGGATGGGGAGAAGTTTTATCAACGATTTGAGCGTGGTGGAATTCCTGTGACTTCCCTGGAAAATAAGGGTGCCACACGAAAAACCGGGACTACGATCCGATTTAAGCCCGATGAAACGATTTTTTCAGTGAAAAAATTCAACTTTGAAACATTATCCGAACGACTACGGGAAGCCGCTTTTTTATTAAAAGGATTTCGAATAAATTTAGTAGATGAACGTGAGGACATAAAAGAATCTTATCAATATAATGACGGGATTGAATCTTTCGTAGCCTACTTGAATGAGGAGAAGGATACGCTTCATCCGATTGTCTCGTTTGAGGGTCAACATGCAACTATCGAAGTAGACTTTGCTTTTCAGTTCAATGATGGATTTGCAGAAAGCATTCTTTCTTTTGTTAACAATGTACGCACAAAAGATGGCGGCACACATGAGTCAGGATCTAAATCAGCTATCACTCGGGTGTTTAATGACTATGCAAGAAGAGCACAACTGTTAAAAGAAAAAGATAAAAATTTGGAAGGAAACGATATTCGGGAAGGATTCACTGCGATCATTTCCTTACGAATTCCTGAAGGGCTTCTTCAGTTTGAAGGACAAACAAAAAGTAAACTTGGTACGTCGGAAGCTCGCTCGGCCGTCGACGCTGTCGTTGCAGAACAACTTTCCTACTTCCTTGAGGAAAATCCAGACATCGCTTCCATGCTGATTAAAAAAGCGATTCGGGCAAAGGAAGCACGAGAAGCGGCTAGAAAAGCACGGGAAGATGCCAGGTCCGGGAAGAAAAAGAAACGTAAGGATGCCTTGTTAAGCGGAAAGCTGACGCCAGCACAATCTAAAAATGCCGAGAAGAATGAATTGTACCTTGTTGAGGGGGATTCGGCTGGCGGTTCGGCTAAGCAAGGCCGTGATCGTAAGTTTCAGGCCGTGCTCCCTTTACGTGGTAAGGTTATTAATACCGAAAAAGCAAAGATTGCTGATATCTTCAAAAACGAAGAGATATCAACGATTATTAACACCATTGGCGCAGGTGTCGGTGGAGATTTTACGTTAGAAGACTGCAATTATGATAAGATTGTCATCATGACTGATGCCGATACAGATGGAGCACATATTCAAGTGCTCTTGCTGACGTTCTTTTATCGGTACATGCGTCCACTAGTGGACGCAGGCAAAATATTCATTGCTCTTCCACCCCTTTTTAAAGTATCAAAAGGGAAGGGAAAGAAAGAGAGAACGGAATATGCCTGGGATGAAAGTGGCATGCAAAAGCTTCTGAAAGAGTTTAAAAATGGTTATACGATTCAAAGATATAAAGGTCTAGGTGAGATGAATGCCGATCAGCTATGGGAAACGACAATGAACCCGGAAACGAGAACACTCATTCGTGTAACGATTGATGATCTTGCTCGGGTGGAACGTCGGGTGACAACACTGATGGGGGATAAAGTGGAACCTCGCCGTAAATGGATTGAATCCCACGTTGCTTTTGGTCTTGAAGACGAAGCAAACATTTTAGAAAACGATAAAATTCAGACATAAAGGGGGATTTTCTGTTGGCTGAGGCAGAAAAGTTTTTAGATTTACCATTAGAGGAAGTACTGGGCGACCGATTTGGCCGTTATAGTAAATATATTATTCAGGAACGGGCACTTCCTGATGCCAGAGATGGCTTGAAGCCTGTTCAACGCCGGATTTTATACGCGATGCACCAGGAGAGAAATACACATGACAAAGCGTACCGGAAATCAGCTAAAACCGTTGGTACGGTGATCGGTAATTATCACCCACACGGCGATTCATCTGTGTATGAAGCGATGGTACGCCTAAGTCAAGATTGGAAAGTTCGTAAATCGCTGATTGAAATGCACGGGAACAACGGGAGTGTGGATGGAGATCCACCCGCTGCCATGCGTTATACGGAGGCGAGATTATCCAGTATTTCTTCAGAATTACTAAGAGATATTGAGAAGGAAACGGTTGAACATATTCCGAACTTTGACGATACCATTGAGGAACCAACCGTATTGCCAGCGAAGTTTCCGAATTTACTTGCAAATGGATCGACAGGAATTTCAGCAGGATATGCAACTGAAATCCCTCCACACAACCTCGGGGAAGTCATTGACGCTGTTATTATGAAAATTGATAAGCCAAGTTCTTCAGTCGAAGAGTTAATGACGAAGCTAAAAGGTCCTGATTTTCCAACGGGTGGAACGATTCAAGGGATTGAAGGTCTAAGGAAAGCCTACGAGACTGGTAAAGGTAAAATTGTCCTGCGCGGCCGAGCAGCTGTCCAGTCTGTACGTGGCGGACGTGAACAGATTGTGATTGATGAGATTCCATATGATGTGAATAAAGCTACATTAGTAAAACGAATGGATGAGCTTCGGATTGATCGTAAGGTGGAAGGAATATCGGAGGTACGGGATGAAACAGATCGTACAGGGATGAGAATTGTTGTTGAACTAAAAAAGGATGCCAACAGTGAAGGAGTTCTCAATTACCTTTACAAACATACTGATCTCCAAATTGCTTATAACTTTAACATGGTTGCGATCCATGATCGTACACCTAAGTTACTAAGCTTGCCGATGATGTTAGATGCTTATATTAAACACCAGCGGGAAGTAGTAACACGCCAATCCCTTTACGATTTAAATAAAGCGAACCGCCGTGCACATATTGTTGAAGGGCTCATTAAAGCGATTTCCATACTCGATGAAGTGATTGCTACAATTCGGAGTTCAAATGATAAGCAGGATGCCAAACAGCAGTTGATTGCAGCATACGACTTTACAGAAGAGCAGTCTGAAGCGATTGTGACTTTGCAGCTTTACAGGTTAACAAATACCGATATTACCGAACTGCAAAAGGAAGCGGACGAGCTAAAAGAAAAGATTAGCTATTTAGAAAAACTTCTTGCCAGTGAGCATGAATTATTTAAAGTCATTAAAGCAGATCTGCGAGCGATGAAGAAGCAGTACAACGATGATCGTATAACTCAAATCGAAGAAAAAGTGCAAGAGTTGAAGGTCGATTTGGAAGTAACCGTTGCGAGTGAAGATATTCTCGTTACTGTTACGAAGGATGGCTACATTAAGCGAACGAGCTTGCGTTCCTATGCCGCTTCAAACGGCAAGGATTTTGCTATGAAGGATGGAGACCATATCCTCAGGCTGTTTGAAATCAATACGACTGATAACTTGCTTCTGTTCACGAACCTCGGAAAATACTTGTTCATTCCCGTGCACAAGCTGCCAGATATCCGCTGGAAAGACCTCGGGCAGCACATCGCTAACCTCGTTTCGATTGAAAAAGAAGAGTTTATTGTCGAAGCGATTCCGGTTCGTGAATTTAAAGATGGAAACTACTTAATCTTCTTTACGAAAAACGGGATGGTTAAAAAGAGTGATTTACCGCTTTATCATGCACAGCGCCATTCTAAGCCATTAGTAGCGGTAAACCTAAAAGGTGAGGATGAGGTTGTTGATGTCCATGTGACTTCAGGCGATTCACACTTATTCATTGCATCAAATAAAGCCTATGGTCTCTGGTATCATGAGGAAGAGGTAAACGCCGTAGGCCAACGAGCAGCTGGAGTGAAAGCCATCCAGCTTAAAGACGGAGAACATGTGGTTTCCGGTCAAACGTTTGATGCATCAAAAGACCCCTCGATTTTGATCACGACCCATCGTGCAGCAGTAAAACGAATGCGATTAAAGGAGTTTGAACAGACTTCAAGAGCGAAACGTGGTGTCGTCATGCTAAGAGAGTTGAAAAGTAACCCTCATAGACTTATTGATTTGCATATGGTTTCAGCTCAGGATCAACTTGTGTTAAAAACAGTAAAAGAGGAATTAGCAACCGTAAACCCAATGGACTTCAAAGCAAATGATCGGTACAGTAACGGATCATATGTTATAGATATAGAACAAAGCGGGGAAGTAATTGAAGCTTGGGTACAGCCTGAGTATGAGATTCCTTTTGCGGAGGAAAACAGCGAATAGTAGGCTGACCCTTCTCCAGCCGTTAAAAAATGAAGCACATTTCTATATTTCGTCTCATGAGATAATGAAAAGGCTCCTGATTTTGGACAATATCCCAAGATCGGAAGCCTTTTTAAGTTGCTTCAGGGTATTAATGACCCACGAGCATCATTATTCTTTTTAATTTACATGGCTCAAAATACGCATATATGGCTCTATATCGTGCATATATTGTTAGAATGTCATCTTTTGAATCTACACCGGCTTGTTTAGTTTTCCCAGAAGGCAAGGCCCATTCGGCGGTGTTGGAACATCCTTTCATACATGAACAAGACGCCTCTGCTTTTCTATTGTTTTTTCTGAAAAATGTGATAAACTGAATGTATATTCATAAATGAGGGGTAGGTGTATGGCTAATTTAAGAGAAACGATCATTCAAACGTCTCTCATGTTATTTGAACAACATGGCTTCCATGGTGTAACCGTCAATCAAATTGTAAAATCTTCGAATACATCAAAGGGAGGATTTTATCACCATTTCACTTCTAAAGATGAGCTTCTTTTTGTCATCCACGATACCTTTATTACATACGTTCTTAAAGAAGCAAAAGTGGCCAATCACACTCATACTTCTCCTGTTGATAAAATACAATCGATCATTCGTGCTTTCGTAAAGGTGTTTGATTTGTATAAACCTCATATCTCCGTCTTTTATCAAGAGAACCTGTACTTGAAGCCGGAATACGAAGAACAGATTAAATACAAGCGTGATCAATTTAAACAGATGGTTTTACGTGTGATTGAAGAAGGTCAGCAATTAGGGAATTTTAGAAAAGAATTGCCTGCCATTATTACAAGTATGGCGATCTTAGGAATGGTGAATTGGATTTACAAATGGTACAAGGATAATGGACAGTACACGATTGATGAAATTGCCGATGTGTATGTTGATTTAATTCTTCATTCTTTACTCCCCTCGGAAAAGGAAGAAGAGTACCAACAGACGATGCTGAAAGTTCCTTTTTTTTACAGTTAATAGTAAACGCTTACACGATTATTTTTTTGGCTAAATACAGACCAACCAGTCGGTCTTTTTATTGAAGGAGGAGCTTCATGAATTTTGAATTAACGAAAGAACAGGAAATGACAAGAAAAATGGTGAGAGATTTTGCGGATGGTGTTATTCGTCCGCGCGCGGTTGATATTGATGTAAATGCAGAGTTTCCAAAAGATATTTTTGATGAAATGGGGAAACTTGGTTTGCTTGGAATTCCCTTTCCTGAAGAGTATGGAGGATCGGGTGGAGATACGGTTACGTATGCGTTAGCTGCGGAGGAAATCGCTAAGGTCTGCGGCTCAACGGGATTGAGTTATGCAGCTGCTGTTTCTCTTGGTGCTAGTCCCCTTTACTATTTCGGAACCGAAGAACAAAAGCAAAAGTATTTAACTCCGTTAGCAAAGGGGGAAACACTTGGTTCTTTTGGTTTAACAGAGCCTAATGCTGGATCTGATGCTGGTGGAACGCAAACACGCGCTGTTTTAGAAGGGGATCATTATGTCATCAATGGAGAAAAATGCTGGATCACAAATGCTGAGTATGCCGAAACGATTACTGTAACGGCTGTTTCAGGCCAAAGAGAAGATGGTAAAAACATTATCTCTGCTTTTATTATCCCTAAAGACACCCCTGGCATGAAGATTAGCAGTCCATATGAAAAAATGGGTGTCCGTGGCTCCAATACGTGTGAAATTATTTTAGAAGATGTAAAAGTTCCTAAAGAAAATATCCTCGGTGATGAAAAAGGCGGCTTCAAACAGTTCTTGCATACTCTTGATGGGGGAAGAATTTCGATTGCTGCTCTTGCGGTGGGTATTGCACAGGCATCGTTAGACAAAGCGCTTGCCTATGCAAAAGAGAGAAAACAGTTTGGAAAACCAATCTCGGATTTCCAGGCGATTCAATTTAAGCTCTCTGATATGGCAATGGAAGTAGAGCTTGCCCGCAACATGGTGTTAAAGGCTGCTTGGCTGAAAGATCAAAAGAAACCGTTTACAAAGGAATCGGCCTATGCCAAATTATTTGCCTCGGAAACAGCCTTCCGCTCCGCCAATCAGGCGATTCAAATTCATGGCGGCTATGGTTACATGCGTGAGTATGAAGTGGAAAGGTATTTAAGAGATGCGAAGTTACTGGAGATTGGTGAGGGTACATCGGAAATTCAACGATTGGTTATTGCTCGTCAGTTAGGCTGTTAATACATTTAAGGAGGTTCATACATGTCCCTTTTACAAATGACAGTAGGTGAATTATTAGAGAAACAGGCTGAAACATACCCAGACAACGAAGCGATGGTTTACCCAGAGTTAAAGATAAGAAAAACCTACCAAGAATTTAATGAAATGGCAGATCAAGCCGCTAAAGGAATGATGGCTTTAGGAGTCGAGAAGGGGGAACATCTGGCTATCTGGTCAGATAACAAGCCTGAATGGTTAGTATCGCAATTTGCCACAGGAAAAATGGGCGCGGTCCTGGTAACAGTCAATACAAATTACCGTGCCCAAGAACTTGAATATCTACTTAAACAATCAGATGCGACTACACTTGTCCTAGCTGAAGAGTTTAAGGGTACTTCCTATATTGATATTTTAAAAGAAATTTGCCCGGAGCTGGATTCCTCTGTTAAGGGTGATTTACAAAGTGACCGCTTGCCGCAATTGAAGAATATCATCGTATTGAGTGATAAAGAGTATCCAGGCTGCTTTTCATGGCAGGATCT comes from the Halobacillus shinanisalinarum genome and includes:
- a CDS encoding glycosyl hydrolase family 18 protein, whose translation is MKSSRKKTWVWVVTLGLLIVGLFLWLYPFPSSKKVDFSPSANPLFYEGDRSEQFNGMTKKDRLYVPVDYIQHVVDPHIVYDEQSQSLIITRAQNVYQIPQSEAFYRKNDRKRYSPFPPLIKEEGQQWLAADFLQDIYALSVKTYPNGAVHILPHGFEKKTAAVKTDLKEYMYDLRSQPTVTSSYYTSLQALDKVQVLQEDSGFYLIVMSKGYTGYIPQDALTIRGEVTVETRIPPEETVKVTELTRPIHLAWDGIYTADANPEEVKKYSGVDVLSPTWFTLSNQNGDIHSLAADSYVQSAHANGDKVWALFSNDFDPELTSKVLPSYKKRSHMIQQLLQYAKQYKLDGINLDFENVYEEDGKWFTQFVRELAPLAHKQGLVVSVDITFISSSGQWSGFYERAELSEAADFIAVMAYDEHWATSSQAGSVASLPWVESNLQALLKEVPSEQLLLGIPLYTRLWEEKNGKVSSTSMTMDEAEQWVKDNGLTPELDESSGQHFIRTTKDGTTYKMWLENETSLKKRIKLIRKYDLAGIATWSVYFANEDTWNFIDEQLKLSE
- a CDS encoding ABC transporter ATP-binding protein → MITFKDVTKTYPDGTTAIKSIQLEVQEGELLVLIGPSGCGKTTTMKMINRLIEPTEGAVMIHNQDIREYNIHELRWNIGYVLQEIALFPHMTIEENISIVPEMKKWKKQKLTNRIDELMNMVGLAPDTYRKRQPSELSGGEQQRIGVLRALAADPDIILMDEPFSALDPISREHLQKDIRKLQQEIKKTIVFVTHDIDEAMAIGDRVCLMKEGEIVQLDKPQNLILHPANSFVEDFIGERKSPWQTAIDVIMSQTKSQVYPEEDYEAGIVPNKGTYAIKGKEGQLVYGVHNGDKADLPPLEHGMTLRETMQVFENIDYEVLPVVNNGELIGTLSYKDMVLHLKKQTKVTNGVVQT
- a CDS encoding CoA-binding protein yields the protein MFTNPDQEQIKKLLSESKTIAVVGLSDKPHRTSYQVSEAMQRAGYKIIPVNPTITESLGEKSYQQLSDVDQPIDIVNVFRRSEYLPKIAQEAASIDFKAFWGQQGVFHEEAYAALKSHDGLVIMDTCIKVAHSILVGK
- the parE gene encoding DNA topoisomerase IV subunit B encodes the protein MSKQNQTYSDDSIQVLEGLEAVRKRPGMYIGSTDQRGLHHLVFEIVDNAVDEALAGFGEQMTVTLHKDGSVSVKDEARGMPTGMHKTGKPTPEVILTVLHAGGKFGQGGYKSSGGLHGVGASVVNALSEWLEVHICRDGEKFYQRFERGGIPVTSLENKGATRKTGTTIRFKPDETIFSVKKFNFETLSERLREAAFLLKGFRINLVDEREDIKESYQYNDGIESFVAYLNEEKDTLHPIVSFEGQHATIEVDFAFQFNDGFAESILSFVNNVRTKDGGTHESGSKSAITRVFNDYARRAQLLKEKDKNLEGNDIREGFTAIISLRIPEGLLQFEGQTKSKLGTSEARSAVDAVVAEQLSYFLEENPDIASMLIKKAIRAKEAREAARKAREDARSGKKKKRKDALLSGKLTPAQSKNAEKNELYLVEGDSAGGSAKQGRDRKFQAVLPLRGKVINTEKAKIADIFKNEEISTIINTIGAGVGGDFTLEDCNYDKIVIMTDADTDGAHIQVLLLTFFYRYMRPLVDAGKIFIALPPLFKVSKGKGKKERTEYAWDESGMQKLLKEFKNGYTIQRYKGLGEMNADQLWETTMNPETRTLIRVTIDDLARVERRVTTLMGDKVEPRRKWIESHVAFGLEDEANILENDKIQT
- the parC gene encoding DNA topoisomerase IV subunit A, which translates into the protein MAEAEKFLDLPLEEVLGDRFGRYSKYIIQERALPDARDGLKPVQRRILYAMHQERNTHDKAYRKSAKTVGTVIGNYHPHGDSSVYEAMVRLSQDWKVRKSLIEMHGNNGSVDGDPPAAMRYTEARLSSISSELLRDIEKETVEHIPNFDDTIEEPTVLPAKFPNLLANGSTGISAGYATEIPPHNLGEVIDAVIMKIDKPSSSVEELMTKLKGPDFPTGGTIQGIEGLRKAYETGKGKIVLRGRAAVQSVRGGREQIVIDEIPYDVNKATLVKRMDELRIDRKVEGISEVRDETDRTGMRIVVELKKDANSEGVLNYLYKHTDLQIAYNFNMVAIHDRTPKLLSLPMMLDAYIKHQREVVTRQSLYDLNKANRRAHIVEGLIKAISILDEVIATIRSSNDKQDAKQQLIAAYDFTEEQSEAIVTLQLYRLTNTDITELQKEADELKEKISYLEKLLASEHELFKVIKADLRAMKKQYNDDRITQIEEKVQELKVDLEVTVASEDILVTVTKDGYIKRTSLRSYAASNGKDFAMKDGDHILRLFEINTTDNLLLFTNLGKYLFIPVHKLPDIRWKDLGQHIANLVSIEKEEFIVEAIPVREFKDGNYLIFFTKNGMVKKSDLPLYHAQRHSKPLVAVNLKGEDEVVDVHVTSGDSHLFIASNKAYGLWYHEEEVNAVGQRAAGVKAIQLKDGEHVVSGQTFDASKDPSILITTHRAAVKRMRLKEFEQTSRAKRGVVMLRELKSNPHRLIDLHMVSAQDQLVLKTVKEELATVNPMDFKANDRYSNGSYVIDIEQSGEVIEAWVQPEYEIPFAEENSE
- a CDS encoding TetR/AcrR family transcriptional regulator, which gives rise to MANLRETIIQTSLMLFEQHGFHGVTVNQIVKSSNTSKGGFYHHFTSKDELLFVIHDTFITYVLKEAKVANHTHTSPVDKIQSIIRAFVKVFDLYKPHISVFYQENLYLKPEYEEQIKYKRDQFKQMVLRVIEEGQQLGNFRKELPAIITSMAILGMVNWIYKWYKDNGQYTIDEIADVYVDLILHSLLPSEKEEEYQQTMLKVPFFYS
- a CDS encoding acyl-CoA dehydrogenase, with the protein product MNFELTKEQEMTRKMVRDFADGVIRPRAVDIDVNAEFPKDIFDEMGKLGLLGIPFPEEYGGSGGDTVTYALAAEEIAKVCGSTGLSYAAAVSLGASPLYYFGTEEQKQKYLTPLAKGETLGSFGLTEPNAGSDAGGTQTRAVLEGDHYVINGEKCWITNAEYAETITVTAVSGQREDGKNIISAFIIPKDTPGMKISSPYEKMGVRGSNTCEIILEDVKVPKENILGDEKGGFKQFLHTLDGGRISIAALAVGIAQASLDKALAYAKERKQFGKPISDFQAIQFKLSDMAMEVELARNMVLKAAWLKDQKKPFTKESAYAKLFASETAFRSANQAIQIHGGYGYMREYEVERYLRDAKLLEIGEGTSEIQRLVIARQLGC